One window from the genome of Nicotiana sylvestris chromosome 9, ASM39365v2, whole genome shotgun sequence encodes:
- the LOC138878382 gene encoding uncharacterized protein, translating to MGITTRSGKVLQGGSEQVVEVEESKHQVEVEVPSVVEVEKVPEELKVQQENREEVKEKVKETPKTPPTFPRTPPPIPQRLARKVDDSKLEKFDDILKRLSVNIPFVDAFQEMSGFAKYLKDLITKKRTTKNEVVDVTHRVSFIISTSTVQKKEDSGAFTIPCTIGAHNFARSLCDNGDSINLMPFAIYKQAGLGMTRPTSMILQMADRSIKRLVGIVDDVLIKVGKFHLPADFVILDCEVDKEIPIILERLFLATGRALTDSK from the coding sequence ATGGGGATTACTACTCGGAGTGGGAAGGTACTACAAGGTGGGAGTGAACAAGTGGTTGAAGTTGAAGAGTCCAAACATCAAGTTGAGGTTGAAGTGCCAAGTGttgttgaagttgaaaaggttccgGAAGAGTTGAAAGTGCAACAAGAAAACCGGGAAgaggtaaaggaaaaggtaaaagagacaccAAAAACTCCACCAACTTTTCCTAGAACTCCTCCTCCAATCCCTCAAAGACTTGCTAGGAAGGTTGACGATAGCAAACTCGAAAAGTTCGATGACATTCTCAAGAGATTATCAGTGAATATTCCATTTGTGGATGCATTTcaagagatgtcgggttttgctaaatatttgaaagatttgattaCCAAGAAGAGGACCACAAAAAATGAAGTGGTGGATGTGACTCACcgagttagtttcatcatttcaACATCTAccgttcaaaagaaagaagactCGGGAGCTTTTACCATTCCTTGTACTATTGGGGCACATAATTTTGCAAGATCCCTTTGTGATAATGGGGATAGCATCAACTTGATGCCTTTTGCCATTTACAAACAAGCGGGGTTAGGTATGACAAGGCCCACAAGTATGATATTGCAAATGGCTGATCGCTCCATAAAGAGACTGGTgggaattgttgatgatgtgcTTATTAAAGTGGGGAAGTTTCATTTACCCGCCGATTTTGTAATCCTTGATTGTGAAgttgacaaagagatccctatcattttGGAGAGACTATTCCTAGCCACAGGAAGAGCATTAACGGATTCAAAATGA